From the genome of Amia ocellicauda isolate fAmiCal2 chromosome 14, fAmiCal2.hap1, whole genome shotgun sequence, one region includes:
- the LOC136767908 gene encoding zinc finger protein 239-like: MAEPHAEGSTQELGTMRSDSGPSLVSHHIKTEDDTPESVYTMDPGMQTLCKDTLCNMKPEDIMESICKLESIDGLCETESIALRKRHSGKCDDSVKEETQPSPGKPQHRHFCPQCGKGFTQAGNLRVHERSHTGERPYSCTQCGKSYIRTGHLKAHQRVHTGERPYCCTQCGMSFSQATHLQHHQLIHTGERPYCCTICGKTFTRAESVRKHQRIHTGERPFCCTQCGKSFVSLVDLKSHQYIHTGGRPYCCTKCGKGFVRLRDLKSHQCVHTGERPYCCTQCGKSFAWLADLKSHQCVHTGERP, from the coding sequence ATGGCAGAGCCACATGCTGAAGGGTCAACACAGGAACTTGGGACAATGAGATCTGACTCTGGACCCAGTCTAGTGTCTCATCACATTAAAACGGAGGATGATACACCGGAATCTGTTTACACAATGGATCCAGGAATGCAGACTCTTTGCAAAGATACCCTCTGTAATATGAAACCTGAGGATATTATGGAAAGCATCTGTAAGCTGGAATCCATAGATGGACTGTGTGAAACAGAATCCATTGCCTTGAGGAAGAGACACAGTGGAAAATGTGATGATTCAGTGAAGGAGGAGACCCAGCCATCACCTGGGAAACCTCAGCACCGTCATTTCTGCCCTCAGTGTGGAAAGGGCTTCACTCAGGCAGGAAATCTTCGTGTTCATGAGCGCagccacacaggagagagaccttaCAGTtgcacccagtgtgggaagagctacATTCGAACAGGACATCTAAAAGCACACCAGCgtgttcacacaggagagagaccttaCTGTTGCACCCAGTGTGGGATGAGCTTCAGTCAGGCAACCCACCTTCAACACCATCAGCTCATCCACACTGGAGAGAGACCATACTGCTGCACCATATGTGGGAAAACCTTCACACGAGCTGAAAGCGTAAGAaaacaccagcgcattcacacaggagagagacctttCTGCTgtacccagtgtgggaagagctttgtTTCATTAGTAGACCTTAAATCTCACCAGTACATCCACACAGGAGGGAGACCGTACTGCTGTACTAAGTGTGGGAAAGGTTTTGTTAGGTTAAGAGATCTTAAATCTCACCAGTgcgttcacacaggagagagaccgtactgctgcacccagtgtgggaagagctttgcGTGGTTAGCAGACCTTAAATCTCACCAGTgcgttcacacaggagagagaccgtag